One stretch of Archocentrus centrarchus isolate MPI-CPG fArcCen1 chromosome 5, fArcCen1, whole genome shotgun sequence DNA includes these proteins:
- the LOC115780097 gene encoding coiled-coil domain-containing protein 120-like: MEVKGHLITSMGLGAPDVQGCQDGKLQAERVAALQERKQALEALLNARVGELKQVCLQEAELTGKLPRAFPLETGEKPPLVQRRAGLAPISKAEDEAAQRKQMKAIFTGALYRHSESDRNVPNSKRTVHRGCHTEDTVMSESTSSMSDSTSHDNESSPSVAADQRSLSQPRLTAGSPEHRLSRKLSPVEIYYEMRTRRNSVTSSVSPTHSLPRSASNVEGRSVPATPMLARTAPISVHVRSDASGGNGLKQWSGSLDVPYMIPLAPEGSSSDRRSCPYSSRARRSNSSEALLDRSSLPDDPAPRNGMPQRGGPYKSSETLTDGKLRHIHLGSPEGHVDSSVEQVKMRLSVGGRGASGGYNELLMDYIWGKQQRMQVQQHLYQSTGRIWQDMSSPRSSTAAVPPHANGFSHSQVHLPSAAPPYSPMVLRGSQAELRRVKVTRTKSCGPFIPLQQHPQDAILLSAYESPLPISGTTTSSIPNLHPYQTELSGPSFNRRPPQFSLPTPEDSTRSLHKALALEGLRDWYLRNALGYPTAASKGHEAGISRLSHPHPLVHQAQSVQGEPTNLQRPQIPQSASFHGHPLHGRSMEFSLYQDTSEPQMQEVTPKEPSADPGTLV, from the exons ATGGAGGTCAAAGGACATCTGATTACATCCATGGGTTTGGGGGCTCCTG ATGTTCAAGGCTGCCAGGATGGCAAGCTGCAGGCTGAGAGGGTCGCAGCTCTGCAGGAGAGGAAGCAGGCCCTGGAGGCTCTCCTCAATGCCAGAGTGGGGGAGCTCAAACAAGTGTGTTTGCAGGAAGCT GAGCTGACTGGGAAGTTGCCACGTGCTTTTCCATTGGAAACGGGAGAGAAACCCCCACTGGTGCAGCGGAGAGCTGGCCTAGCGCCCATCTCCAAGGCAGAG GATGAGGCTGCCCAAAGAAAGCAGATGAAAGCCATCTTCACGGGTGCTCTATACAGACACTCAGAGTCCGACCGAAATGTTCCAAATAGCAAAAGAACAGTCCATCGGGGCTGTCACACAG AGGACACAGTCATGTCAGAGAGTACCAGCTCCATGTCAGATTCAACATCCCATGACAATG AGTCTTCACCCAGTGTGGCTGCTGACCAGCGATCTCTGTCTCAGCCACGGCTCACTGCAGGCAGCCCTGAGCACAGACTCAGCAGGAAGCTATCCCCAGTGGAGATTTACTACGAGATGAGGACACGGCGTAACTCTGTCACGAGCTCTGTTAG CCCAACTCATTCTTTACCTAGAAGTGCTTCTAATGTTGAAGGCAGAAGTGTTCCAGCAACTCCTATGTTGGCTCGAACTGCTCCCATCAGCGTTCACGTCAG GTCCGATGCATCGGGTGGTAATGGGTTGAAGCAGTGGTCTGGAAGCCTGGATGTGCCATATATGATCCCACTGGCTCCAGAAGGCTCTTCCTCTGACCGCCGCAGCTGCCCGTACAGCTCCCGAGCCAGACGCAGCAACAGCTCTGAGGCCCTGCTGGACAGATCAAGCCTTCCAGACGACCCAGCCCCTAGAAACGGCATGCCCCAGAGAGGAGGGCCCTACAAGAGTTCAGAGACACTGACGGATGGAAAACTGCGGCACATTCACTTGGGAAGCCCAGAGGGACATGTGGACAGCTCTGTGGAGCAAGTCAAAATGCGTCTGTCTGTGGGTGGCAGGGGAGCAAGTGGTGGCTACAATGAACTTTTGATGGACTATATCTGGGGAAAACAGCAGAGGATGCAAGTACAGCAACATCTGTATCAGTCCACAGGCAGGATCTGGCAAGACATGTCCTCCCCTCGCTCCTCCACTGCAGCAGTGCCTCCCCATGCCAATGGATTTTCCCATTCCCAGGTTCACCTCCCTAGTGCTGCACCTCCTTACAGTCCCATGGTCCTAAGAGGATCCCAAGCTGAACTTCGCAGGGTCAAAGTCACCAGAACCAAATCTTGTGGGCCCTTTATTCCTTTGCAGCAACATCCCCAAGATGCAATCCTACTATCAGCGTATGAGTCCCCCCTTCCTATCTCTGGGACCACCACATCATCCATTCCCAACCTGCACCCTTACCAGACAGAGTTATCTGGTCCCTCCTTCAACCGCAGACCCCCACAGTTCTCACTTCCTACTCCAGAAGACTCAACAAGAAGCTTACATAAAGCCCTGGCTCTGGAGGGACTTAGGGACTGGTATCTGAGGAATGCTCTTGGCTATCCTACTGCTGCCTCAAAGGGCCATGAGGCAGGGATCTCACGTCTTTCACACCCCCACCCACTGGTGCACCAAGCCCAGTCTGTTCAAGGTGAACCAACCAACCTTCAAAGGCCTCAGATACCCCAGTCAGCCAGTTTCCATGGTCACCCACTGCATGGAAG GTCAATGGAGTTCTCTCTCTATCAGGATACTTCTGAGCCACAGATGCAAGAGGTAACTCCAAAGGAACCCAGTGCTGACCCAGGCACCTTGGTCTGA